From a region of the Odoribacter splanchnicus DSM 20712 genome:
- a CDS encoding 6-bladed beta-propeller, translating to MLKLESFFFFSFFLFLAGCGNQSKPVSVEQEIITPLSAGNAVNDLLPYIDSVEVVPLETTGKALIGLVGKILLLPNGNVLIKSTASMFMFSPEGKFLFQIGKNGRGPEEYLTIDDVCLSQDARELWILGGCEIVKYSTETGRFIRKTTLELPEICNGFDAIASGPGHSAFLYYCPQMDENNFSEDFYCLYRYDEQGRILQKFLPRKDYGLNIALITQTSDNRYILRPQDSDNICYYLSDSLPVPRVKIDFGKETIKNRYSSDLQTYLRSDYYKMPVYIYDTRDYFYFSYCGPEATDCYCIHSFKNSKTITWERKGDDADGMFMIGGADKDFFYGIYNDYRDWDEILLNRQDLLKRAIIQKTHLRIPEDSNPLLVKVKFKF from the coding sequence ATGCTAAAATTAGAATCTTTTTTCTTCTTTTCTTTCTTCCTGTTTCTTGCCGGGTGCGGAAATCAGAGTAAACCGGTTTCGGTTGAACAGGAAATAATAACTCCCTTGAGTGCAGGAAATGCGGTGAACGACCTGTTGCCGTATATCGATTCGGTTGAAGTTGTTCCTTTGGAGACTACCGGGAAAGCGTTGATCGGACTGGTGGGAAAAATACTGCTTTTGCCTAACGGAAATGTCCTGATTAAAAGTACTGCCAGCATGTTCATGTTCAGTCCTGAAGGAAAGTTTTTATTTCAAATCGGAAAGAATGGCCGTGGCCCCGAAGAATACCTTACTATCGATGATGTATGCCTCAGCCAGGATGCCCGGGAATTATGGATTTTGGGAGGATGTGAGATCGTGAAATATAGTACGGAGACCGGACGGTTTATCCGGAAAACGACACTGGAGCTTCCAGAGATATGTAATGGCTTCGATGCGATAGCGAGTGGACCCGGTCATTCGGCTTTTTTGTATTATTGCCCGCAAATGGACGAGAATAATTTTTCGGAAGATTTCTATTGTTTGTATCGTTATGACGAACAGGGGCGAATCCTGCAAAAATTTCTGCCTCGTAAAGACTATGGCCTGAATATAGCTCTGATAACCCAGACTAGCGATAATCGATATATTCTCCGGCCTCAGGATAGTGATAATATCTGTTATTATCTTTCGGATAGTTTGCCGGTACCCCGGGTGAAAATCGATTTTGGGAAAGAGACGATAAAAAACCGGTATTCATCGGATCTGCAAACTTATCTCCGTTCTGATTATTATAAAATGCCGGTCTATATTTACGATACCCGGGATTACTTCTATTTCTCGTATTGCGGACCTGAGGCAACCGATTGTTATTGTATCCACTCTTTTAAAAATAGCAAAACGATTACCTGGGAGAGAAAAGGAGATGATGCCGACGGGATGTTCATGATTGGGGGGGCCGATAAAGACTTTTTTTATGGTATCTATAACGATTACCGGGACTGGGATGAAATCTTACTGAATCGGCAGGATCTTTTAAAAAGAGCTATTATTCAGAAAACCCATCTCCGGATCCCGGAAGATAGCAACCCTCTGTTGGTAAAAGTAAAGTTTAAGTTTTAA